The Microplitis mediator isolate UGA2020A chromosome 10, iyMicMedi2.1, whole genome shotgun sequence genomic sequence ACAGTCAAATCTGCGCAGGAGGTCAAGCGGGAAAAGATTCATGTAAAGGTGATTCTGGTGGACCCCTTATGTCTGTTGAAAGATCTGCTGATGGCACCGGAAGATGGACTGCCACTGGTGTTGTTTCTTTTGGACCTTATCCTTGTGGTATGCCAGGTTGGCCAGGTGTATATACTAAAGTTGCTGATTATTCTGAATGGATAATACGTAATATAGTACCTGGACCGAAAGCTTTATAGAAATAActatctgtaaaaaaattataattcaaatatacgttaataattttataaattatcaatcttcaataaattttattataacgataaatatctttttgttgtataatatttaattaaatattaaggcTACACATCTTTAAATTTGCTAAACTaattaaattctgaaaaatatttcgttGTATGAATGATTAATTATCAGTACCGAAATACGAAGTAGTCATAAAATTACTCCGGATTTacacatttattattcaagtGGAAAATTGAAAAGCATGAGATTCATCAAGTGCGGTAGGATTTACCGTGGACGGAAAATCCtcatattatttaagtttaagAACTTCTTGGACCCATGGTGGGAGAGTAGTTGACCCTGGCTTCAGTTCCTCTATCTCTCTGGTAGTGACTATAACTCTGTCAGTCGACTTTCGCATGTCTCATCCGACGTCTCGTCAAGATCATTCAAAATCatcatcaattaaaatatattacaacaTTCAATCAacattatttacttaaaacaaaaaataaatataagatgactgaaaaattatttctcttcacattttatttcttgttgatatgtttatttattaataaatccagTGCGCGTAAGTTTTACTTTtgataaatatcatttattatcatttttttttaacttattcatAGTAATCAATCAATTATCATCAATTTTATCTCGTCATCAACTATCATATTGTTATACTgggaacaaattttttgattatatataatcacatgtgtataaatttttataattaatcatattGTTATGAATAAAAGTGACTAATTTTagagaataaatataaaataacgaactttaaattaaacttgaattttttttacatgtgtaaaaaattatgaatttataatcattcaaaataaaaaaacttgttttAAGTTGACCGTAAACGCAGGTCAAATAAGATTATACTATTtcttaatatatattcaaaatcaattctagatatatattaatatacttattaagtgaaataaatattcgtagtacttttattcaaaatttttaattaaatatgctTTGAATTTGCATAACTAATGATCGAAtgaagcataaaaaaaatgttttttttttttttattttttttattttcttatgaaTAAATCACTTCCTACAAGAAATAATCTCTtccttagaaaaaaaaaaaaaaaaaaaaatagattctaCGAAATCTTACGCACTTTcgccaataaaattttcctgtGGTTACAAACTTTCCTATGATACATATAAACCATTAATTGCACTATCATTATTGTAAtagataataaatgaattattatagAATTCTGGCAAGATAACGCATGTTATGGAAGAAACAATCAAGTGGGTCAATGTATAAATATTCGACAATGTCCACCTCTATTAGACCTTTTGCGAATGTCATACGGATCTCCAGAAACCATTCAAGTCCTTAGAGATGCTCAGTGTGGTTTTGAAGGACGAGATCCAAAAGTTTGTTGTGTCCAAAATATCCCATTGCCAACACCACCACCAGCAACAACCGAATTTTACAATGTCAATAATGGAAATACTAGTATTAATTCACGCAGTAACTTACTTCCTTCTATCTGTGGTCGAGATCTTTCAGTGAGAATTGTTGGTGGCGAACGTGCTTATCTTGACGAATTTCCATGGATGGTTTTATTAGAATACCAAAaacgtaaatacttatttaaattttcaataacaaatgtgtaaatatttataaataattttttttttattgcatcaGCAAACGGAAGAACAACCGCATGTGGAGGAGTATTAATAAGCAATAGATACGTTTTAACGGCAGCTCATTGTATAAAAGGAAAAGATTTACCTAAAACTTGGAGTCTTTTGGGCGTCAGATTGGGTGAACACAATACAGCGACAGATCCCGATTGTATTATGGAAGTAGATAATACTGAAATTTGTGCACCACCTGTAGTAACTGTCGGAGTTGAAGAACAAATAGCTCATGAAGATTATAAACCATCAGCGAGAGATCAACGAAATGATATTGCTTTATTGAGATTATCTTCACCCGTAGAATTTACTGATTACATTAAACCAATTTGTTTACCGAACAATGGGAATTTACCTCAGCGACTGTGGGTTGCTGGTTGGGGTAAAACTGAAAGTAGAAGTGAATCTGACGTTAAATTGAAACTTGTAATTCCTATTGCTGATCGACAAGACTGTGAAACGCGTTATGGAAATTCAGCAGTGTCTCTTTCAAACAGCCAAATTTGTGCTGGTGGACAACGTGGAAGAGACTCATGTAGAGGTGATTCCGGTGGTCCTCTTATGTCTGTTGAGAGAGCACCTGATGGCAGCGGAAAATGGACTGCCGTCGGTGTTGTTTCTTTCGGACCTTCTCCTTGTGGCATGCAAGGTTGGCCGGGTATTTACACTAAAGTTTCTGATTACACCGAATGGATTTTACGTAACATGAGACCTTAAAATTAATCTCTTAaatacatggaaaaaaatgagctatataaattgagaaacgacaagtaatataatgataaagtgatcagtaaatactgtcattctaaatagtaattctttaatatataattaaaacgtaaataattataggaaaaatatcaaaatttattgtccATGCaggaaaaatcaatatttgaactttaaaaatcgtaacttgaaaattaaaaatttatgacatgtattatgaaatttattatttagaatgttaaaattccctgTATTGAAACCCAGGTTTCGGGTTGTAATtacagaataatttttaaaacttagtTTTTTCCGTGCAAATATTATGTAAGCAATTTAAAACCAACAATTATTTACCTAAATTCAATAAGTCTCAACCCATAAAGTCATCGAAACTCGTAAATCATAATTAACatacttttataatatataacttAAATGATACTTTATTttgtgtatttaaaaaattattttgttgatgacttacatcataataaataaaagtatttatcaGCTGTAATAATACATTTTATCAGCTGtcttttgattaaattttttttaatgtattaatttttatatttatagggcaaataaataaatatatataaagtaataGTCTAAATAATATCTAAATTGttgattattgaaataaattgtcATTGATTAATGAacttgttataaatttttaaacattacTGATAGCTGATGGTGGTTATTTATAAATGCTACGGGCTATCGCATTATCTACACTAGGTCATCTCAAATAATCTTTAGGTCACTAGCAATTTGAACTCAACAAATATTTACTCATACTCTCGTATgttcttgtaaaaaaataaaatactatttaacACTTTTCCATGCGTGATGTAATCCCACACACAATGTGGGATTCCCGTGTGTTACTTAAAATTCTGACGTCAATGTTGCATTCTACtcaattgtatttatttatgtttatactTATTCCTTGacttttcaataataaatttataaatatacgtatatttataaacagaaaatattaaattttattttgacatttacAATTAAATGGAACCGATAACTGACCTTgagagtttaaataaaaattaattttaattgatactaaataaatgtaaaagtatatgattaaattttgcCAAGGACAAATCCAGATGGCAGTAGACCATCAAGTGCGCAAAAGTATCATCATCTAGCCAACGAGTTTTATTCGTCTATTCGTTCAAGAATTTCAGACACGAAcacaagttttttaaatacatcaGATTGCGGTACTCGTGAACGGATGACTTTTATTGCTTATTTgctgtttttataaaataatgatcgtaaaataaaaatatttttttttatcagagactaatttatatagaaattaatttatttttataaaatttaatttttaaatagtactTGTGGgtttcaactaaaaaaaaaaacctatttGGAAATCAACAAATGTTACtgaattaaataagtaaagttttattttttaatcaatattgaATGATTTTATGCTTATtatattcattataattaattattattacaggtatattttattaactaaaaTATGAAGCTTTTATTAACACTATTCAGTcaacttttaattattgtttgtgCTCGTAAGTACAGtgtttgttttcatttacAGGAAGCAGAGCAAGAACtattaatttaagttttaaaatgaaaaatattcgagtaaaaaagtttattttattttattagtgtttcaaaaagaaaaaaaaaattatcggaatcttaaaaaaagttgtcaaTAGATTTATAGATCTGTAAATTttcgttattaaataaaaattccttTACCTTGACATTAAAACAACGATattatatgaatatattaGGATTTGCCAAAAAAAAcggactatttttttctttatgaataacctcaaaattttaattagaagATATTCAAATTTAGATTTTCCTACAGCATGAGCTCTTAAGAGGTAACGTcaaccgattttcaattcaatttaaatcacGGACAAACACCGGAAACCTAAAATAGAGTCTTTAACGTTTTTTAAATCCTTAAACAGAGGGctaaaaatttcgtattttcaaaaattctaattcgtctcagagaaaaattgttttaaaattcttagtTACTCTATGAGTGCAAAAAAGATAATaacgtttatttttctgagtgtaagAAAGAAGTCGGGTGGCGTTTccccttaatattgatattaagaagTTTCGCATCCGAACTTTCTTTGTTccattgaatttttgtttttgagtcgtttttttttggtatatcTTGGACTTAAtgtatataacttttttttttttttatataatttattgcagaAGAAAATTGTAGAACACCATCAGGGCAAATCAGCACGTGCATTCTTATAACAGAATGCCCTCCATTGTTAAGTATTCTCAGAGGTCCGCGACCAATTCCTTATGAAGGACTAGAACTTCTTCGTTCATCACAATGTGGATTCGAAGGAAAATTACCTAAAGTTTGTTGTGAAACAGAACAGCCTGTCCAATTATCAACAACAGTGGAACCAAAATTATCAGTAGTATCCGAGCCTCCAGATGTCTCGaatcattcaaatttaaaactatttaatcaCAGCATCTGTGGCCCAATTACTGCGCCTAAAATATTTGGAGGCAATAAAACTGGCGTTCTCGATTTTCCATGGATGGCCTTGATAGCTTATCATATTAATGGAAGAAAAGAATTTAGATGTGGTGGTACAATTATTAACAAACGTTACATCTTAACAGCTGCTCATTGTGTCACGAGCTTGCccccaagtaatttttttttattatgattctAATAATGCAATCAaacgttaataaaaaatttttttttttataggtcTTTCTTTACTTGGAGTACGAGTTGGAGATCATAATTTGAATACAGAACGGGATTGTGATAGAGATGAAGATGGCCTTGAGATAGTTTGTGCTGATCAATatcaagattttttaattgaaaccaTTCATTTCTATCACGATTACGTTCCATCAAAACTACAAAATGACGTAGGCCTGATACGATTAAATTCAGATATAGATTTTACACCAATAAATGTAAAGCCAATTTGTTTGCCCATTGGAACGGCTCAAAGATTGGGTCAAAAAACTGTCACCGTAACAGGATGGGGAGCTACTGAATACGGTACTCGAAGTACAGAACTTCTTATGGTAAATTTATCTCCAGTTCCTATTGACGAATGTGCAAAAGCTTACGAAGGTAAATCGGTAATTTGGTACAAACAATTATGTGCTGGTGGCAAAAATGGCAAAGACTCTTGTCTTGGTGACAGTGGTGGTCCTCTACAATCACCCGGACATTACTATAATGATGTACGATACGTTCAATACGGTATTGTAAGTTATGGACCACGGAGTTGTGGTATTGATGGTTTTCCTGGAGTTTATACAAACATACCTTATTACATGGACTGGATACTGGATAGTTTgagagattaaaaaatatatattatattttttcgattacaAATACTCTctaattttatagttattcaatttatttaaagactgttaaataatcttattataaacttataacaaataatgttatatattgcaataaattgatatatttacaCATGAAAGtgtcatataaaatttttgaataaaaaatttgacaatctataaatgtaatatatattaaaaattttgagtattatTATTGCACAAATTATGAGGATCACGTTCATCACTAGGACTACTGGAGTATCTTTCATTATTATCGCGATCTTCATCATGATCCTCGATAAGCTCAGCAGTTTCGTTGATTGATACTCTAAGAGGTCCAcgttcatttttctttttgttatttatcaaattatctGATCTAGTTGAAATTTGAGATTTCCTGGAGCCTGAAGATTTCGAAGATTGTCCAGGCGATGACCGAGctggtatatttataaaagatcCGGAATCAGGGCGTGATGGACATCCTGGACTGTTATCAGAATCAAGACTACTAGAATGCTCCgatttaggtttttttttcttctttttacGTTCAAGTTTATAAGCTCGAGATTGCAATTGACGCATTGCCTGGAAATTCTGCATATTGTATTCCTTCTTAGAGAGTCGAGTCTTCAATTGATAATctaatattgttatttattactattataacctaaatatattttatttagaacAGTACATACCTGGGAATGACGTTCAAATAGTGTTGGGATTTGTGTAACACGATCAAGCATCATTTCCATTTCAAAACGATGACGTTCGGCTTGCTCTCTTGCTTCATCCCTACGTAATGATATTCGAAAATCTAAATCTCTCTCAAGATCTTTTCTGaagtattggaaaaaaaattttaataatattatttaattttctttaattaccaacataaacaataatataccTTGCTGCATGTCGTAGTGCTCGCCAGGCTGGTTTTCGACCAGTCCATGATTCTCGCATTCTAATTGCGTACTCTCGTGCCTTTTCTTCCATTTTCTCTTGAATTTCACGTTCTAATTtttctctaaaattttttttacattgttTTCTACCTTTTCCCTTGAAATATTCAacaaatagataaaaaaaattttaccttgaTGCTTGACATCGTAAAATTGCAGCTAAATTATTACCTCGACCTGACAAATTTGTCATAACTGACCTTGATCTCTCTGAAGTCATTGGAGTAGAACTATACACTCTCAATGATTCTTCATTACGTCGACACTCGTCATTACTACAATTTCTAGCTCTAGGAATACACGCTGATTTTATTCGTTCGCGTCTAGCCATCGACGGTGGCAATGACGATGATTTCATTAATTCAGCtgcacgaatttttttttgcatctgtCTGAAATACTCATCTTCTAACATCCGATCATACACATCTGTACCAAAAAGATCTTTTGGCACGGGTTTAGCTCTAAACCTTGAAGTTGATattgatttaacatttttggTACAGAGTTCTGGACTTGAGCGGCTCATTGCTTTAACAGCTCTGCGATCACATTCTAATCTAAAAGGTTTTACTTGAGACATTAAGCTCCAAGCTGCTTCTTCACGAATCATACGGcttctgttgaaaaaaaaaaaataaataaactgtttAATGTGAGGAAATTGCGTGACCTTGATAAGTccgttataaagcacaaccccTCCGCTTTgcgttcgaggtgtgcaaaaaattattcatctgAAAATTATCCTGatgaaacaaattatttaatgataaagaACCTTTCTTCTTTGGCTGCCATCAATTTATCATATAAAGGAATTCTCGATGTCAATGGAATTGGTCTAACTCGTCTCTTTTTTGTTGGACCtcctttattattttcattaaatttttctgtcgCTTCTTTTTCTGCTcgagacatatatttttctgcGTCATCcctacaatttaaaattaataattaaatttttttaaattaacaataataatattacagACCTTAATGCAAATGAAAATGGTTTTGGAACAGTTGGTTGCCATCTTTTAGGACTACTAGGTGGTAAACTTCGTGTCTCAACACTATTTTCCGAGTCACTATTAGCACTTTCAGTACTTTTAGATTCACTCCAAGTGCTCCAGCTCTTACCAGCCGAATAAATTTCTCGATTTCTCAAAGTTTTCATttctttatctttatctttaCACCTAAAATCATTCATCAATATATATCTCCATATTTAAATGAACCATAACTCAACAATAAGTTCACAAATGTTGTCAATactcataataaaatttaaaaactcacCTGAAAGTCAACAAATCTTGATCTTCAGCCAATCCAGCAAATGTCCCAGAAGAAAATAACAACGGACTGCCTGTCCGAGAATCCTCAAGACTACATTTCTTTCCAAGTAATTTTAAGTCCGGATTATTTTCATCCCACCTCTTAGACTTATCCGGAATACTCGGTGTCGAAGGAGGTAAAGTCGACGATTTATCCTGAATAACAAGACTCTTTTCGTCGCTTTCATCTTGAtccaaacaatttttcaaattttttaacagcaACCTTTGTTTTCTTTTCAAATAATCCAGTTTCTGTTTAAACTGTTCATTTGACAGATGATTAACTTCACCATAATCAGGTATGCTCtccaaaaaatctaaaaaactcTCAACATTACTATCATCCGAGCTAACAATTTCACGATTTGAATCCTGATTACTAGACGACgacacaaaattaattttacgtgACTTGTCATTATTTCTACGTTTTTCTACACGTTGAATTCTTGGACGTTCATATGACGGTGTCGGTTGACGACTATAAGGATCTATTGGCACTTTAATACAAGAATTAGCGAAAGACGATCCTCTATGCTCAGACATTTCTTCAtaccattaatttttattatatttattttttcacttactTCTTACTTTCATTTGATTCCCTCACTAACTTTAAGTCATTATTGTGCTACGTGGATTCTCGAGGTAATTCACCTGCAAATCGATCAGCCAACGCAGGGGAACGCATCACCATGGTGACCTTAAAAGTAAAAGGAAGTAAGAATTTTCAGGGTCGTCTTCTTGCCcctcgtaaaaataaataaataaatttaatttttttttaattatacaacAAACCAACACATCATTACTTTAATTCgacatcaataaaaaattccctatgtatttaaattaaacaaaacaaatttttacctCATACAGatcaaattaaatgataaaaaaatatttaagggcAGCTCACATTGATTACATCACTGGAATCTTTATGTAAAGAACTTTGTTTATTAGTACTATAGTAATGAAGCTTCAATCCCTAAAGATGACAAGTACACGACATCCTCGTAgcgttatttaataaatcgataaatttcctaaaagtgTATTTTGTTGTTGTCGATCTTTTCTACTCGtttgaaatttgttttaaatttttgataagcGCGCCAAACAAAATGGCGTTTGTAAGTGAAATCGTGCCGTGTTCTCGaggttttttattatctttgtgCAATAGatacaatattaatttatcaaatcaaGTCATGATTGCAAGAAAACATCATTGCGTTGCTGGTGACAATGATAAACATCATGACATTATCATTGCTGGAGGTGGAATGGTTGGAACAACTTTGGCAGTTGCTTTAGGTTAGAATTTATcagataaaaacaataata encodes the following:
- the LOC130675806 gene encoding uncharacterized protein LOC130675806, which produces MYKKFLYIFHCMFMILIINKSNAQNSQENSCFTSDYQRGECINIRECPDIVALLQVKPKTPEIFKTLRNSQCGFDGRYPKVCCALQYQAWTPPITRVISTTEAYNRNSENTNLNSLFNQLPSDCGRDLSVRIIGGERTSLDEFPWMALLEYEKPTGRKTGCGGVLISDRYVLTAAHCVNPEDLPKSWRLSRVILGEYDTSTNPDCISDGIDSQICAPPTVAVDIEEQIPHEEYRSASRSRDRKHDIALLRLSSPIKFTDYIKPICLPNNSNITHRLWVAGWGATENKSHSNIKLKLSVPLADRKDCEARYGRSAISLVNSQICAGGQAGKDSCKGDSGGPLMSVERSADGTGRWTATGVVSFGPYPCGMPGWPGVYTKVADYSEWIIRNIVPGPKALFCQSTFACLIRRLVKIIQNHHQLKYITTFNQHYLLKTKNKYKMTEKLFLFTFYFLLICLFINKSSAQFWQDNACYGRNNQVGQCINIRQCPPLLDLLRMSYGSPETIQVLRDAQCGFEGRDPKVCCVQNIPLPTPPPATTEFYNVNNGNTSINSRSNLLPSICGRDLSVRIVGGERAYLDEFPWMVLLEYQKPNGRTTACGGVLISNRYVLTAAHCIKGKDLPKTWSLLGVRLGEHNTATDPDCIMEVDNTEICAPPVVTVGVEEQIAHEDYKPSARDQRNDIALLRLSSPVEFTDYIKPICLPNNGNLPQRLWVAGWGKTESRSESDVKLKLVIPIADRQDCETRYGNSAVSLSNSQICAGGQRGRDSCRGDSGGPLMSVERAPDGSGKWTAVGVVSFGPSPCGMQGWPGIYTKVSDYTEWILRNMRP
- the LOC130675289 gene encoding CLIP domain-containing serine protease B4-like, with the protein product MKLLLTLFSQLLIIVCAQENCRTPSGQISTCILITECPPLLSILRGPRPIPYEGLELLRSSQCGFEGKLPKVCCETEQPVQLSTTVEPKLSVVSEPPDVSNHSNLKLFNHSICGPITAPKIFGGNKTGVLDFPWMALIAYHINGRKEFRCGGTIINKRYILTAAHCVTSLPPSLSLLGVRVGDHNLNTERDCDRDEDGLEIVCADQYQDFLIETIHFYHDYVPSKLQNDVGLIRLNSDIDFTPINVKPICLPIGTAQRLGQKTVTVTGWGATEYGTRSTELLMVNLSPVPIDECAKAYEGKSVIWYKQLCAGGKNGKDSCLGDSGGPLQSPGHYYNDVRYVQYGIVSYGPRSCGIDGFPGVYTNIPYYMDWILDSLRD
- the LOC130675286 gene encoding protein FAM161A isoform X3 is translated as MKVRMPIDPYSRQPTPSYERPRIQRVEKRRNNDKSRKINFVSSSSNQDSNREIVSSDDSNVESFLDFLESIPDYGEVNHLSNEQFKQKLDYLKRKQRLLLKNLKNCLDQDESDEKSLVIQDKSSTLPPSTPSIPDKSKRWDENNPDLKLLGKKCSLEDSRTGSPLLFSSGTFAGLAEDQDLLTFRCKDKDKEMKTLRNREIYSAGKSWSTWSESKSTESANSDSENSVETRSLPPSSPKRWQPTVPKPFSFALRDDAEKYMSRAEKEATEKFNENNKGGPTKKRRVRPIPLTSRIPLYDKLMAAKEERSRMIREEAAWSLMSQVKPFRLECDRRAVKAMSRSSPELCTKNVKSISTSRFRAKPVPKDLFGTDVYDRMLEDEYFRQMQKKIRAAELMKSSSLPPSMARRERIKSACIPRARNCSNDECRRNEESLRVYSSTPMTSERSRSVMTNLSGRGNNLAAILRCQASREKLEREIQEKMEEKAREYAIRMRESWTGRKPAWRALRHAARKDLERDLDFRISLRRDEAREQAERHRFEMEMMLDRVTQIPTLFERHSQTRLSKKEYNMQNFQAMRQLQSRAYKLERKKKKKKPKSEHSSSLDSDNSPGCPSRPDSGSFINIPARSSPGQSSKSSGSRKSQISTRSDNLINNKKKNERGPLRVSINETAELIEDHDEDRDNNERYSSSPSDERDPHNLCNNNTQNF
- the LOC130675286 gene encoding protein FAM161A isoform X1; this translates as MSEHRGSSFANSCIKVPIDPYSRQPTPSYERPRIQRVEKRRNNDKSRKINFVSSSSNQDSNREIVSSDDSNVESFLDFLESIPDYGEVNHLSNEQFKQKLDYLKRKQRLLLKNLKNCLDQDESDEKSLVIQDKSSTLPPSTPSIPDKSKRWDENNPDLKLLGKKCSLEDSRTGSPLLFSSGTFAGLAEDQDLLTFRCKDKDKEMKTLRNREIYSAGKSWSTWSESKSTESANSDSENSVETRSLPPSSPKRWQPTVPKPFSFALRDDAEKYMSRAEKEATEKFNENNKGGPTKKRRVRPIPLTSRIPLYDKLMAAKEERSRMIREEAAWSLMSQVKPFRLECDRRAVKAMSRSSPELCTKNVKSISTSRFRAKPVPKDLFGTDVYDRMLEDEYFRQMQKKIRAAELMKSSSLPPSMARRERIKSACIPRARNCSNDECRRNEESLRVYSSTPMTSERSRSVMTNLSGRGNNLAAILRCQASREKLEREIQEKMEEKAREYAIRMRESWTGRKPAWRALRHAARKDLERDLDFRISLRRDEAREQAERHRFEMEMMLDRVTQIPTLFERHSQTRLSKKEYNMQNFQAMRQLQSRAYKLERKKKKKKPKSEHSSSLDSDNSPGCPSRPDSGSFINIPARSSPGQSSKSSGSRKSQISTRSDNLINNKKKNERGPLRVSINETAELIEDHDEDRDNNERYSSSPSDERDPHNLCNNNTQNF
- the LOC130675286 gene encoding protein FAM161A isoform X2, translating into MSEHRGSSFANSCIKVPIDPYSRQPTPSYERPRIQRVEKRRNNDKSRKINFVSSSSNQDSNREIVSSDDSNVESFLDFLESIPDYGEVNHLSNEQFKQKLDYLKRKQRLLLKNLKNCLDQDESDEKSLVIQDKSSTLPPSTPSIPDKSKRWDENNPDLKLLGKKCSLEDSRTGSPLLFSSGTFAGLAEDQDLLTFRCKDKDKEMKTLRNREIYSAGKSWSTWSESKSTESANSDSENSVETRSLPPSSPKRWQPTVPKPFSFALRDDAEKYMSRAEKEATEKFNENNKGGPTKKRRVRPIPLTSRIPLYDKLMAAKEERSRMIREEAAWSLMSQVKPFRLECDRRAVKAMSRSSPELCTKNVKSISTSRFRAKPVPKDLFGTDVYDRMLEDEYFRQMQKKIRAAELMKSSSLPPSMARRERIKSACIPRARNCSNDECRRNEESLRVYSSTPMTSERSRSVMTNLSGRGNNLAAILRCQASREKLEREIQEKMEEKAREYAIRMRESWTGRKPAWRALRHAARKDLERDLDFRISLRRDEAREQAERHRFEMEMMLDRVTQIPTLFERHSQNFQAMRQLQSRAYKLERKKKKKKPKSEHSSSLDSDNSPGCPSRPDSGSFINIPARSSPGQSSKSSGSRKSQISTRSDNLINNKKKNERGPLRVSINETAELIEDHDEDRDNNERYSSSPSDERDPHNLCNNNTQNF
- the LOC130675286 gene encoding protein FAM161A isoform X4, translated to MSEHRGSSFANSCIKVPIDPYSRQPTPSYERPRIQRVEKRRNNDKSRKINFVSSSSNQDSNREIVSSDDSNVESFLDFLESIPDYGEVNHLSNEQFKQKLDYLKRKQRLLLKNLKNCLDQDESDEKSLVIQDKSSTLPPSTPSIPDKSKRWDENNPDLKLLGKKCSLEDSRTGSPLLFSSGTFAGLAEDQDLLTFRCKDKDKEMKTLRNREIYSAGKSWSTWSESKSTESANSDSENSVETRSLPPSSPKRWQPTVPKPFSFALRDDAEKYMSRAEKEATEKFNENNKGGPTKKRRVRPIPLTSRIPLYDKLMAAKEERSRMIREEAAWSLMSQVKPFRLECDRRAVKAMSRSSPELCTKNVKSISTSRFRAKPVPKDLFGTDVYDRMLEDEYFRQMQKKIRAAELMKSSSLPPSMARRERIKSACIPRARNCSNDECRRNEESLRVYSSTPMTSERSRSVMTNLSGRGNNLAAILRCQASREKLEREIQEKMEEKAREYAIRMRESWTGRKPAWRALRHAARKDLERDLDFRISLRRDEAREQAERHRFEMEMMLDRVTQIPTLFERHSQAMRQLQSRAYKLERKKKKKKPKSEHSSSLDSDNSPGCPSRPDSGSFINIPARSSPGQSSKSSGSRKSQISTRSDNLINNKKKNERGPLRVSINETAELIEDHDEDRDNNERYSSSPSDERDPHNLCNNNTQNF
- the LOC130675286 gene encoding protein FAM161A isoform X5, which codes for MSEHRGSSFANSCIKVPIDPYSRQPTPSYERPRIQRVEKRRNNDKSRKINFVSSSSNQDSNREIVSSDDSNVESFLDFLESIPDYGEVNHLSNEQFKQKLDYLKRKQRLLLKNLKNCLDQDESDEKSLVIQDKSSTLPPSTPSIPDKSKRWDENNPDLKLLGKKCSLEDSRTGSPLLFSSGTFAGLAEDQDLLTFRCKDKDKEMKTLRNREIYSAGKSWSTWSESKSTESANSDSENSVETRSLPPSSPKRWQPTVPKPFSFALRDDAEKYMSRAEKEATEKFNENNKGGPTKKRRVRPIPLTSRIPLYDKLMAAKEERSRMIREEAAWSLMSQVKPFRLECDRRAVKAMSRSSPELCTKNVKSISTSRFRAKPVPKDLFGTDVYDRMLEDEYFRQMQKKIRAAELMKSSSLPPSMARRERIKSACIPRARNCSNDECRRNEESLRVYSSTPMTSERSRSVMTNLSGRGNNLAAILRCQASREKLEREIQEKMEEKAREYAIRMRESWTGRKPAWRALRHAARKDLERDLDFRISLRRDEAREQAERHRFEMEMMLDRVTQIPTLFERHSQIIN